A region of Legionella donaldsonii DNA encodes the following proteins:
- a CDS encoding murein hydrolase activator EnvC family protein has translation MNSILWLTILSLPLLTEVCWAENASLTQAKTKLKRLDQQIHTLKQTLASVQDKRGVLNQELAGTEKQISDGIRKLRLIQQDMNSKQRKISLLQQHVNELNQQLAAQQQLLAQHVRTRYKMGEYQPLKWLVNQDDPYAISRLLTFYQYLVQSRQHIIDQIDTTKKEITQDHNKLKNELTEQQQLQHQLHSHQQQLERDKQYHTAVIQSLDNEIETKEHTLSEYEHNKENLSRLLKTLALQSVTQAKRPFTQMRRKLPRPVQVGRQSLQKMNQGVTFFAGEGTPVTAVYPGKVVFSDWLNGYGLLLILDHGQGFMTLYAHNQSLFKHKGATVLQGEQIATVGHSGGLKQNGLYFEVRQRGKAIPPLEWLS, from the coding sequence ATGAACTCAATCCTTTGGTTAACAATACTTTCATTGCCTTTGTTGACAGAGGTATGCTGGGCTGAAAACGCTTCGCTCACCCAGGCTAAAACCAAATTAAAACGGTTAGACCAGCAAATCCATACCCTGAAACAGACTCTGGCCTCCGTTCAGGACAAGCGTGGGGTACTTAATCAAGAACTGGCCGGTACTGAAAAGCAAATCAGTGATGGCATACGCAAATTGCGTCTTATCCAGCAAGATATGAATTCCAAGCAACGTAAAATTAGTCTTTTGCAACAACATGTTAATGAACTCAATCAACAACTGGCAGCACAACAGCAATTACTCGCCCAGCATGTGCGCACAAGATATAAAATGGGTGAATATCAACCTCTTAAATGGCTTGTAAATCAGGATGATCCTTATGCAATCAGCAGGTTGTTAACTTTTTACCAATATTTGGTTCAATCGCGCCAACACATTATCGATCAGATTGATACGACAAAAAAAGAGATTACCCAAGACCATAACAAACTTAAAAATGAGCTCACTGAACAGCAACAATTACAACACCAACTTCATAGCCATCAACAGCAATTAGAGCGAGATAAGCAATACCACACCGCCGTCATACAATCACTCGACAACGAAATTGAAACAAAAGAACACACTTTATCAGAGTATGAACACAATAAAGAAAATTTATCCCGTTTACTTAAAACCCTGGCTCTGCAAAGTGTGACTCAAGCTAAAAGACCATTCACCCAGATGAGGCGAAAATTGCCACGCCCTGTTCAAGTCGGTAGGCAATCTTTGCAAAAAATGAACCAGGGAGTGACATTTTTTGCCGGAGAAGGGACCCCGGTTACTGCCGTTTATCCAGGCAAAGTCGTGTTTAGTGATTGGCTCAATGGTTACGGGCTTTTATTAATTCTGGACCATGGTCAAGGCTTTATGACCCTTTATGCTCACAATCAATCTCTCTTTAAACACAAGGGTGCAACGGTGTTACAAGGTGAACAAATTGCTACTGTAGGCCATAGCGGTGGATTAAAACAAAACGGTCTATACTTTGAAGTAAGGCAGCGTGGAAAAGCGATTCCGCCACTCGAGTGGTTGTCTTGA
- the gpmI gene encoding 2,3-bisphosphoglycerate-independent phosphoglycerate mutase, producing the protein MQQIKPLVLMILDGWGYQENTAHNAIAAAKTPQWDEWWQTRPHILLDASGHQVGLPDEQMGNSEVGHMHIGAGRIIYQDFTRINDAISRGEFAKNPVLTNLIEDMQKKNKTVHVMGLLSPGGVHSHENHLFAFLALCHQLRFSNVCLHLFLDGRDTPPQSALQSLDRLNQHLERYPVATICSISGRYFAMDRDKRWERVAPVYRLLTEAKSNYQFQRAETAIATFYEEKKYDEFIPPTLIGAGKVIEDGDSILFFNFRADRARQLTQAFLDEEFNGFIRSTHPTLAHFVSMTHYAKNLATEIAFPPITLNNTLGEVIANNGLSQLRIAETEKYAHVTFFFNGGSEQVFRNEDRILIPSPSVATYDLLPEMSAPELTRALIDAIRSEAYDVIICNYANADMVGHSGDFNAAVKAVECLDQCMHDVWQALTETGGALLITADHGNAEAMFDETTQQAHTAHTCEPVPLLYVGGDWQFNQSKGSLIDVAPTILALLGITQPHEMTGHALLVKNYDFAN; encoded by the coding sequence ATGCAACAGATTAAGCCACTCGTCTTAATGATCCTGGATGGTTGGGGTTACCAAGAAAATACGGCACATAATGCGATTGCTGCAGCCAAGACCCCCCAATGGGATGAATGGTGGCAAACACGACCACATATTCTCCTCGATGCCTCGGGTCACCAGGTTGGCCTGCCAGATGAGCAAATGGGAAACTCTGAGGTTGGTCATATGCACATTGGCGCCGGCCGAATTATTTATCAGGATTTTACTCGTATTAACGACGCAATCAGTCGTGGTGAATTTGCTAAAAACCCCGTCCTTACTAATCTTATCGAGGATATGCAAAAAAAGAATAAAACCGTGCATGTCATGGGACTTCTTTCACCAGGCGGAGTGCATAGCCATGAAAATCACCTTTTTGCTTTTCTGGCTCTCTGTCATCAATTAAGGTTTAGCAATGTATGCCTCCATTTATTTCTCGATGGACGCGATACACCACCACAAAGTGCCTTGCAAAGCCTGGACAGGCTCAACCAGCATTTAGAACGATACCCTGTCGCTACCATATGTTCCATTTCAGGACGGTATTTTGCCATGGATCGCGATAAGCGCTGGGAACGAGTGGCGCCGGTTTATCGTTTATTAACAGAAGCAAAAAGTAACTATCAATTTCAGCGGGCTGAAACCGCTATAGCGACCTTTTACGAGGAAAAAAAATACGATGAATTTATTCCTCCTACACTGATTGGTGCAGGTAAAGTGATTGAAGATGGTGATTCAATCCTGTTTTTTAATTTTCGCGCCGATCGGGCTCGTCAATTAACCCAAGCGTTTCTTGATGAGGAATTTAATGGTTTTATTCGCTCAACTCACCCTACACTTGCTCATTTTGTAAGCATGACTCACTATGCAAAAAATTTAGCGACTGAAATAGCCTTCCCTCCAATAACATTAAATAACACCTTGGGAGAAGTCATCGCCAATAATGGCTTAAGTCAATTACGCATTGCTGAAACCGAAAAATATGCCCATGTCACATTCTTTTTTAATGGGGGTTCAGAACAAGTGTTTCGCAATGAAGATAGAATTCTGATTCCTTCCCCGTCAGTCGCTACTTACGATTTATTGCCGGAAATGAGTGCACCGGAACTGACCCGGGCTTTAATAGATGCAATTCGCAGTGAGGCCTATGATGTCATCATCTGTAATTATGCGAATGCTGATATGGTAGGCCATAGTGGCGACTTTAATGCTGCTGTCAAAGCGGTTGAATGCCTCGATCAATGCATGCATGATGTGTGGCAAGCGCTAACAGAGACCGGAGGTGCTTTATTGATCACCGCTGACCATGGCAATGCGGAAGCAATGTTTGATGAAACCACACAACAGGCACATACAGCCCATACCTGCGAACCCGTTCCTTTACTTTATGTAGGAGGAGATTGGCAGTTTAATCAGTCCAAAGGCAGTTTAATTGATGTCGCCCCCACTATTCTGGCCTTACTTGGTATTACTCAACCCCATGAAATGACTGGTCACGCACTCTTGGTAAAAAATTATGATTTTGCAAATTAA
- the uppS gene encoding polyprenyl diphosphate synthase, whose protein sequence is MNEILPQHVAIVMDGNGRWAQSRGLLRVEGHRAGVETVKTVIRCCLQTQIPILSLFAFSSENWSRPENEVEFLMQLFIEALGHEVQELHQHGVCLRFTGDREALSPTLCSQMLAAEELTANNKRLILNVVVNYGGKWDLVQAAKSIAKRVCTGELAIEAVNESALEQALSTHGLPDPDLFIRTSGEQRISNFFLWQLAYTELYFTDVHWPDFTAEAFQKALASFSSRERRYGKTSQQLNEVNHV, encoded by the coding sequence TTGAACGAGATCTTACCTCAACACGTAGCCATTGTGATGGATGGCAATGGACGTTGGGCACAAAGCCGTGGTTTGTTGCGAGTTGAAGGACATCGTGCTGGTGTTGAGACAGTAAAAACGGTTATCCGTTGTTGTTTACAAACTCAAATTCCAATCTTGAGCCTATTCGCTTTTAGCAGTGAAAACTGGTCAAGGCCTGAAAACGAAGTTGAGTTTTTGATGCAGCTTTTTATTGAAGCGCTAGGACATGAAGTACAAGAACTCCACCAACATGGGGTTTGCCTGCGTTTTACTGGTGATAGGGAAGCCCTGTCACCAACGCTGTGTTCCCAGATGTTAGCGGCTGAAGAGCTGACTGCAAATAATAAGCGTCTGATCTTGAATGTTGTGGTGAACTATGGCGGTAAATGGGATCTTGTCCAGGCTGCCAAGAGTATCGCGAAACGTGTGTGTACAGGTGAGTTGGCTATTGAGGCGGTTAATGAATCTGCTCTGGAACAAGCGCTCAGTACCCATGGATTGCCGGATCCGGACTTGTTTATTCGTACCAGTGGCGAGCAACGGATTAGCAATTTTTTCCTTTGGCAGCTAGCTTATACCGAATTGTATTTTACGGATGTACATTGGCCTGATTTCACAGCGGAAGCATTCCAAAAAGCATTGGCCAGTTTTAGTTCGCGAGAACGGCGCTATGGTAAAACCTCACAACAACTTAATGAGGTTAACCATGTTTAA
- a CDS encoding phosphatidate cytidylyltransferase has translation MFKQRLLTTVILVPLVLFAIYYAPNWVFAGFVLLLMLACGFEWLGLIPIASLPSKIAFLVLLLAAACLSHYIFYYWLALGLLLWVFILAAIVLFPRSQTVWGYSWIVAGACLLLLPLFAQSMMAIYKQEQGKDLIVYLLFLVWATDIGAYLAGKQWGRHKLIPSVSPGKTVEGASGGFILSMLVACCGYYYFQPRVGLVHWFNIGIATTLISMVGDLFISMLKRRAKIKDTGRLIPGHGGVLDRLDSLLAASPLFYWGLYVLAPGI, from the coding sequence ATGTTTAAACAGCGGCTATTAACCACAGTTATACTAGTGCCCCTCGTTTTGTTTGCTATCTATTATGCACCAAACTGGGTTTTTGCCGGGTTTGTACTGCTCTTAATGCTAGCTTGCGGTTTTGAATGGTTAGGATTAATTCCTATCGCTTCCTTGCCATCAAAAATTGCTTTTCTTGTGTTGCTTCTGGCAGCGGCGTGTTTAAGTCATTACATTTTTTATTATTGGTTGGCTCTTGGCCTCTTGCTATGGGTTTTTATTTTAGCAGCGATAGTTCTGTTCCCAAGATCACAGACAGTTTGGGGTTATTCCTGGATAGTTGCCGGTGCTTGCCTGCTGCTGCTGCCTTTATTTGCCCAGAGTATGATGGCAATTTATAAACAGGAGCAAGGTAAAGATCTGATTGTGTATTTGCTTTTTCTGGTTTGGGCTACTGATATCGGCGCTTATTTGGCGGGTAAGCAGTGGGGACGTCATAAGCTTATTCCCTCTGTGAGCCCTGGCAAAACAGTAGAAGGTGCGTCAGGTGGTTTTATATTGTCAATGTTGGTGGCATGCTGCGGTTACTATTATTTTCAGCCCCGTGTAGGCCTTGTTCATTGGTTTAACATCGGAATAGCAACGACCTTAATTTCCATGGTCGGCGATTTATTTATCAGCATGCTTAAAAGAAGAGCTAAAATTAAGGATACTGGTCGGTTAATTCCTGGCCATGGGGGCGTACTCGATCGTTTAGACAGTTTGCTTGCGGCATCGCCTTTATTTTATTGGGGATTATACGTTTTAGCACCAGGAATCTAA
- the rseP gene encoding RIP metalloprotease RseP, with product MVLTLIYFFLALLLLITVHEYGHFLVARLCGVKVLRFSFGFGKVLARWHDKQGTEYAWSLFPLGGYVKMLDETEGEVPEKERHLAFNNKSVWARIAIIVAGPLFNFIFAFVALWMVLVIGIQSLAPMIETVKPGSIAAEAGLGPKQEILALDNKKITSWRDFQFALMPLLGSDEKVSISVKSLANGEKKTFILPLENWNLDAKKPDPLGSLGITPFIPTIPPIVGEVLDDSPAKAAGLQSGDIIKTVEGKPLEDWLNLVEYVKQHPGAPLHLLIARQGQIENVKLQIGTKVNDGQKEGFLGVRSQKVDWPPQWLRVQRQGPVEAMGTAFAQTIDLTGATFSLIGRFITGKLALQSISGPVGIAQGAGESARTGFTYYLSFLALVSISLGVLNLLPIPMLDGGHLLYCLMEIVRRRPLSEEVRSAGIYVGLLFMMALMILALSNDISRLLG from the coding sequence ATGGTACTGACTTTAATTTATTTTTTCCTTGCATTGTTATTGTTAATAACAGTACATGAATATGGTCATTTTCTCGTAGCCCGCCTTTGCGGTGTGAAGGTCCTTCGTTTTTCATTCGGTTTTGGTAAGGTACTGGCACGCTGGCATGATAAACAGGGCACGGAGTATGCCTGGTCTCTTTTTCCTCTGGGCGGGTATGTGAAAATGCTGGATGAAACTGAAGGCGAAGTCCCGGAAAAAGAGCGTCATCTTGCTTTTAATAACAAATCGGTTTGGGCTCGTATCGCAATCATTGTAGCCGGTCCTTTATTTAATTTTATTTTTGCTTTCGTCGCGTTATGGATGGTCTTGGTGATTGGTATTCAATCCCTGGCACCTATGATTGAAACAGTGAAGCCTGGAAGTATTGCTGCAGAGGCTGGGTTAGGGCCGAAACAAGAAATTCTGGCTCTGGATAATAAAAAAATTACCAGTTGGCGAGATTTTCAGTTTGCTTTAATGCCTTTGCTTGGCAGTGATGAAAAAGTCTCCATTTCTGTCAAGTCGTTAGCAAATGGCGAGAAAAAAACATTCATTCTACCCTTGGAAAATTGGAATTTGGACGCCAAAAAACCTGATCCCTTAGGAAGCCTTGGGATAACCCCCTTTATACCTACCATACCTCCTATAGTCGGTGAAGTACTTGATGACTCGCCGGCGAAAGCAGCAGGATTGCAATCGGGTGATATTATTAAGACCGTGGAGGGCAAACCTTTAGAGGATTGGCTAAATTTGGTTGAGTATGTCAAGCAACATCCAGGCGCTCCTTTGCATTTGTTGATCGCCAGACAAGGGCAGATAGAGAACGTCAAATTACAAATTGGTACGAAAGTAAATGATGGCCAAAAAGAAGGTTTTCTTGGTGTTCGCTCTCAAAAAGTAGATTGGCCGCCACAATGGTTGCGCGTACAACGCCAAGGTCCCGTTGAAGCAATGGGGACTGCTTTTGCGCAAACAATTGATTTAACAGGAGCAACGTTTTCTTTAATTGGCCGTTTTATTACAGGTAAACTGGCGTTACAAAGTATTAGCGGACCGGTGGGAATAGCCCAGGGAGCAGGCGAATCCGCCCGTACCGGATTTACTTATTATTTATCTTTCTTAGCTTTAGTCAGTATTAGTTTAGGCGTGTTGAATCTATTGCCTATTCCTATGCTGGATGGAGGTCATTTACTTTACTGCCTAATGGAAATTGTTAGAAGGCGGCCACTTTCTGAAGAGGTGAGATCAGCGGGAATTTATGTTGGCTTATTGTTTATGATGGCATTAATGATTTTAGCATTGAGCAATGATATATCGCGGTTGCTGGGATAA
- the bamA gene encoding outer membrane protein assembly factor BamA, with protein sequence MKKISKKIVLGILCSTALAWSTEINAANGFVVRDIKVVGLQRVSVGTVLNYLPVQVGEEIGPGSSAQIIRALYETGFFQAVSLEREGNTLVVHVVERATIGSISVVGNQEIPSDKMKELLKEMGLVKGRVFQRSSLERLEKELKQAYNARGKYNSRIETKIASLTENRVAITVTVSEGRVSRIKEIKFIGNHDFTSNELLPELSLSTSNIFTYFSKKDQYSKAAMDTSLEALRSFYLDRGYLKFNIVSSQVLLSPDKKDVYINIHIDEGPQYRFAGYAIAGKTILPKEKIDSLIEVKKGDVFSRKKVTESISAIGLALGDVGYGFPAINAEPRIDETNKTVFITFMIEPGRHVYVRRINFHGNTKTADYVLRNVIRQNEGGLLSLHNIKESERQLRLLSYLKNINVKTNPVPGTNNQVDLDVDVEEAPSAEATASVGYGTNGPQFNAAINQHNFMGTGRSMGVGFNASYWGQDYNLNYYNPFYTQNGVGRGMGLYYQRVDPKKLDVSSYSSNRFGGDVSYNVLLSENSSLQFGYGYQDLRIKSVGTVMQIQNFVNLYGRDFHEIRLTSGWNRNSYDQMPYPTRGMNQQISGLVALPASSNSLSYYKAAYQAHWYQPITRGFIFTLLGNVGYGNGFNGKSLPFFENYFAGGIAQPGQVRGYDSYSLGPQDSNGNAIGANFLVNGSAGLILPYPLSRDNVRTTVFTDAGNVFAKGIPTALRGTLAGPMRYSAGLSVEWRSPFGPLAFSVAQALNKQPLDKGQLFQFTLSSGF encoded by the coding sequence ATGAAAAAAATCAGTAAAAAAATTGTTTTGGGTATCCTTTGTTCAACGGCGTTAGCCTGGTCGACTGAAATAAATGCGGCAAATGGTTTCGTTGTGCGTGATATCAAGGTTGTTGGTTTGCAGCGAGTCAGTGTAGGTACTGTGTTAAATTACCTGCCTGTGCAAGTTGGTGAGGAAATAGGACCTGGCTCTTCTGCACAAATCATTCGAGCCCTTTATGAAACCGGTTTTTTCCAGGCAGTATCGCTTGAGCGAGAAGGCAACACACTGGTTGTTCACGTGGTTGAACGAGCCACTATCGGTTCTATTTCGGTAGTGGGGAACCAGGAGATTCCCAGTGATAAAATGAAGGAGTTACTCAAGGAGATGGGCTTGGTCAAGGGGCGTGTTTTTCAACGGTCATCCCTTGAGCGTTTAGAAAAAGAATTAAAACAGGCCTATAATGCACGTGGAAAGTATAATTCTCGCATCGAAACGAAGATTGCGTCATTGACGGAAAACCGTGTTGCTATCACCGTCACCGTTTCCGAAGGGCGTGTTTCTCGAATCAAAGAAATCAAGTTTATTGGCAATCACGATTTTACCAGTAATGAATTATTGCCGGAATTGTCTTTGTCGACTAGCAATATTTTCACCTATTTCAGTAAAAAGGATCAGTATTCCAAAGCAGCTATGGACACGTCCCTAGAGGCTCTACGGTCTTTTTACCTTGATCGGGGCTATTTGAAATTTAATATCGTTTCCTCGCAAGTCTTATTATCCCCTGATAAAAAAGATGTTTATATTAATATTCATATCGATGAGGGACCACAGTACCGTTTCGCTGGTTATGCAATTGCAGGTAAAACCATTTTACCCAAAGAAAAAATAGACTCTCTGATTGAAGTAAAAAAGGGCGATGTTTTTTCACGTAAAAAGGTTACGGAAAGTATTTCTGCGATTGGTTTGGCTTTAGGTGATGTTGGTTATGGTTTTCCTGCCATTAATGCAGAGCCTCGGATCGATGAAACCAATAAAACAGTCTTTATTACTTTTATGATCGAGCCTGGCCGTCATGTTTATGTACGCCGTATCAATTTCCATGGTAATACGAAAACGGCTGATTATGTATTACGTAATGTCATTCGCCAAAATGAAGGCGGTTTGCTGTCTTTACATAATATTAAAGAATCTGAACGGCAGTTGCGTCTTCTTAGCTATTTAAAAAATATCAATGTGAAAACAAATCCTGTACCAGGAACAAATAACCAGGTTGATTTGGACGTTGACGTAGAAGAAGCGCCTTCGGCAGAGGCAACGGCTTCGGTAGGTTATGGTACCAACGGACCGCAATTTAATGCTGCAATTAATCAGCATAACTTCATGGGAACCGGGCGTTCTATGGGGGTTGGCTTTAATGCGAGCTATTGGGGGCAGGATTATAACCTGAATTATTACAATCCTTTTTATACCCAAAATGGGGTTGGACGCGGGATGGGGCTGTATTATCAGCGAGTTGACCCAAAAAAATTGGATGTCAGTTCTTATTCCTCTAACCGTTTTGGTGGTGATGTAAGTTACAACGTATTATTAAGCGAAAATAGTAGTCTGCAATTCGGCTATGGATACCAAGACTTACGTATTAAGTCAGTCGGTACGGTTATGCAAATTCAGAATTTCGTGAATTTATATGGGCGTGACTTTCATGAGATTCGCTTAACAAGCGGTTGGAATCGTAACAGCTACGATCAAATGCCTTATCCTACGAGAGGGATGAATCAGCAAATCTCGGGTTTAGTTGCCCTGCCTGCCTCGTCCAATTCCTTGTCGTATTACAAAGCGGCTTATCAAGCCCACTGGTATCAACCAATTACTCGTGGTTTTATTTTTACCTTGTTAGGCAATGTTGGCTATGGAAACGGCTTTAATGGCAAGAGCTTACCGTTCTTCGAAAACTATTTCGCGGGAGGTATTGCCCAGCCTGGTCAGGTTCGAGGTTATGACAGTTACTCTCTAGGACCTCAGGATAGTAATGGTAATGCAATCGGTGCCAACTTCCTTGTCAATGGAAGTGCTGGTCTTATCCTGCCTTATCCCTTAAGTCGTGATAACGTCAGAACAACGGTTTTTACTGATGCCGGTAACGTTTTTGCAAAAGGCATACCGACTGCTTTAAGAGGAACGCTGGCAGGACCGATGCGTTATTCAGCCGGTTTATCTGTTGAATGGCGTTCTCCTTTTGGACCTTTGGCATTCAGCGTGGCTCAGGCATTGAACAAACAACCTTTAGATAAGGGACAATTGTTCCAATTTACCTTGTCATCCGGTTTTTAA
- a CDS encoding OmpH family outer membrane protein has translation MKRVSGILIALVFGLGAANAFADWAKIGVVDLQKIMQTSSQMKVIQQKLEKDFKPRRDKLVAMEEGLKKDMEKFKRDSAIMSQTQKKELEKKIVATQQTFEREGQQYQQELSTAHNEAMEELYGKIRKAINKVAETQKYDLILQKDAAPFSVSKLDITEEVMKQIN, from the coding sequence ATGAAGCGTGTCAGTGGGATTTTAATTGCATTAGTGTTTGGTTTAGGTGCCGCTAATGCTTTTGCAGATTGGGCAAAAATTGGTGTTGTAGATTTGCAAAAAATCATGCAAACCTCTAGCCAAATGAAAGTGATCCAGCAAAAACTAGAGAAAGATTTCAAGCCTCGTCGTGACAAGTTGGTTGCGATGGAAGAAGGGTTGAAAAAGGATATGGAAAAATTTAAGCGTGATAGCGCTATTATGAGCCAGACTCAAAAGAAAGAACTGGAGAAAAAGATCGTTGCTACCCAGCAAACTTTTGAAAGAGAAGGCCAGCAATATCAGCAGGAATTGAGTACCGCCCATAATGAAGCCATGGAAGAGCTTTACGGTAAGATACGCAAAGCGATCAACAAGGTAGCTGAAACCCAAAAATATGATCTTATTCTGCAGAAAGATGCTGCACCTTTCAGTGTTTCCAAGTTGGATATCACTGAGGAAGTGATGAAACAAATTAACTAA
- the lpxD gene encoding UDP-3-O-(3-hydroxymyristoyl)glucosamine N-acyltransferase gives MYTLAELAARLDGVFHGQAECPIQGFASLSRATQTDLAYFDNPVLLASLSQTRAGVVLLTAAYLQYCPTSSIVVANPLEKMSVVTGLFQQTPKTLEGIHATAVVSPSATIGQGVRVGENSVIGDGVVLGNGVQVDANCVIESDVRIGNQTTIHNGVVVLQGSEIGQHVAIESGAIIGALPFNSVKMQGRWLHGPAVGGVIIADYVQLGANTVIARGALGDTYIGEGVHIDNLVQIAHDVIIGANSAIAGCAAIGAYTRIGAHCIIGGASCVAAHVHLVDDIVITGMSTVNKSLSKPGIYSSGIMVSEHGQWRRNAARFRRLDNYVTRLTKLEKERQHDSN, from the coding sequence GTGTATACCCTTGCCGAGCTAGCGGCTCGCCTGGATGGGGTTTTTCATGGTCAAGCTGAATGCCCCATTCAGGGTTTTGCATCATTGAGTCGTGCTACCCAGACCGATCTGGCTTACTTTGATAATCCTGTCTTGCTTGCATCTTTGAGTCAAACAAGGGCTGGTGTTGTCCTGCTAACTGCAGCGTATCTCCAATATTGCCCGACCAGTTCTATTGTAGTTGCCAATCCTCTAGAAAAAATGTCAGTGGTTACAGGACTATTTCAACAGACTCCAAAAACCTTGGAAGGAATTCATGCGACAGCCGTAGTCTCTCCTTCGGCAACAATAGGCCAGGGTGTGAGAGTGGGAGAAAATTCTGTTATTGGCGACGGGGTAGTGCTGGGTAATGGTGTCCAGGTTGATGCAAATTGTGTGATTGAATCGGATGTCAGGATAGGAAATCAAACGACCATTCATAACGGGGTTGTTGTTCTACAAGGTTCCGAAATAGGTCAACATGTTGCTATTGAAAGTGGGGCCATAATTGGTGCCTTACCTTTTAATAGTGTAAAAATGCAGGGTCGCTGGTTACATGGCCCGGCCGTTGGCGGGGTTATTATTGCAGATTACGTTCAGCTAGGTGCTAACACGGTAATTGCCAGAGGCGCTCTAGGCGATACTTATATTGGTGAAGGGGTGCACATCGATAATTTGGTACAGATTGCTCATGATGTTATTATTGGCGCAAATTCAGCCATTGCCGGTTGCGCCGCTATTGGTGCTTATACAAGGATTGGGGCACATTGTATAATCGGCGGTGCCAGTTGTGTTGCCGCGCACGTGCATCTTGTGGACGATATCGTGATCACCGGCATGTCAACGGTGAATAAATCCTTGTCTAAGCCAGGCATTTATTCTTCTGGCATTATGGTGAGTGAACATGGACAATGGCGTCGTAATGCGGCGCGTTTTCGGCGCCTTGATAATTATGTTACCCGCCTTACCAAATTGGAAAAGGAGAGGCAGCACGATTCAAATTGA
- the fabZ gene encoding 3-hydroxyacyl-ACP dehydratase FabZ translates to MSEMIEITKILDLLPHRYPFVLVDRVMEYEVMNYLIATKNVTINEPFFTGHFPGNPIMPGVLMLEALAQASAILSNLSRKPKEGYEFLYFFAGIDNARFKQIVIPGDQLRLEVKLVGQKRDFWRMHGEAFVGDKLACSADLMSAAKEIVK, encoded by the coding sequence ATGAGTGAAATGATTGAAATAACTAAAATTCTCGATTTATTACCACATCGTTATCCATTTGTCCTCGTTGATCGGGTTATGGAATACGAAGTAATGAATTATTTAATTGCTACTAAAAATGTAACAATTAACGAACCTTTTTTTACGGGGCATTTCCCGGGAAATCCTATCATGCCTGGTGTGCTAATGCTTGAAGCGTTGGCTCAGGCCAGTGCGATATTATCGAATTTGTCGCGCAAGCCTAAAGAAGGCTATGAATTCCTGTATTTTTTTGCAGGAATTGATAATGCCCGCTTTAAACAAATAGTAATACCAGGTGATCAACTGCGTTTGGAGGTCAAACTAGTTGGTCAAAAACGTGATTTTTGGCGGATGCATGGCGAAGCTTTTGTTGGTGACAAGCTTGCTTGCTCAGCAGATTTAATGAGTGCAGCGAAGGAAATTGTAAAGTGA